CCTCCTTGGAGACCAGAACCCCTCTCTcagccccctccctgccctggatccTCAGTGTCCCACCCTCCCCGCCCTCTCCTCGGGACCTCCAGACACCAGAACatccctcagccccctccctcctttccccaggATCCCCAATCTCCCCCCTGGTTCCCCCAGACACCAGAACATCCCTCAGGCCCCTCCCTCGCCAGGGTtctcagtgtccccaagccccccgcCTtccccccggcccctcccgccCGCCCCTCACTCACACACTCCGACTCGGCCGCGCTCTTCCCCCCCGCCCCACCGGCGCTCTCGGCCCCACGGCCCCGCGGCGCAGCGCCGAGggcccccgccgcgccgcgcGGCGGGCGGTGCGACAACCGGGGCGAGCCGGACCGGGAGCGGGATCCGGATCCCGAGCGGGAGCGGGCGGAGCGGGGGGAGCCGGGAGCGGATCCGGCGCTGTCGGAGGCCGCCGAGCCCTCGCTGTCCTCGCTGTCCTGCGAGgcgcgctgccgccgccggtCCGCCATCTTGGCCGCGGGGCACCACGGGAACGGCGCGCGCGCGGCgtcctccccccgccccgcccggtaCCGCGCCCGCCAGGGGGCGCGCGCCCCGCGCGCCGGTGACGTCACCGGCCCTGCGGAAATGACGCCACACCCGAGGGCGGGTAAATCATCAGCACCCAGCGGCCTTTTccttgtttattaaaaaaaaaaaaaattataaccAACAAcgaaaagcaataaaaaataataaaataaaaccagcgAGCGGGCGTGTCCGCGAGCGACCCCACCCCCTCCCCGTAACGTTTGTTTAGAACTCGGCGGTTTTAGAACTTTATCGATTTTTTTTTGAACAATTTCCGGGTTTTTtaaggtgttttgtttttttttttcctaagtttgtttttcttaaagtttttttttgctatttttttttttgtaaacgAGTTTTCTGGCGTTCAATAAGCTCGGGGTTAATTACAGAGAGGGGGCGGGGGGGATAAGACTGGGGGGGCACAGGCTCAGTGCaggggggggaaaaggaggaaaaaatgtgggaaaagggggaagatAGGAGGAAAATGGAgataggaagaaaaaagagagaaagaagaggaaaagggacACATGGAGCCCCCATCCATGgaaccccctccccacccatcCAGCACCAAGAGggtccagcagcacccaggggctCGGACAGGCAACAATCACCCCCCTCACAGCAAACCCCTTGCCCGCctcaaaacatttaaattacatttaaaaaaaacattaaaaccccccaaattgTGCGCACAGGGTTtctatttcacaaaaaaaaaaaaaaaaaaaaatttttgctttttaactcTCCCTTCTGCCCCCACCAACCCCGCTCCAGAGAGGAAAACCACCAAAGAGGGGGAAAACCTCCCCAAAAGAGAATCCCAGGCGCttcccagttcccagctggCTCCAACACAATCCGCTGTTTATCCTGCTCTCTAACTAAACACAACATGAAGGCAGCAGCGGGTGAGTCCCGGGGGCTGTGGCACCCCCAGACACAGGATCTGGTGCTGGTCATCCCCGTGTTCCCACCGGACACGGGAGAGCCCCAGAACCCAAGGCCACgggctgtgcagtgcaggggtggcacagggggacTCCAGAACGGAGCTGGGATCCACCCACTGCCCCCAGGagtggagctgcaggctggtggcactgggaaggCGGTGCCAGTGCGGGGGATGAGTCCGGGAAACGTTCCAAAACCCAAACGAACAAAACTGGGATTGCAGAACGAAACCATCcgtcagcacagagcaggcagcagctggcgGTGACCCACTGATGGCAGAGCTTCTGGCGCCTTAGAGGTGTTCAGAGCCCCTGAGGACGGAACTCCTGGAGGTGATTGGAGCTACTGGAGGTGTTTGGAGCTCCCAGCATCTCCCTTATTTCCGACAGGTCCGGTGTGGTGTCTGCTTCTTCTGCACCTCCAGCCGGCAGCGGCTGCGCTCgtccagccagggcagctcgAAGttcctgtgggcacagctggtgTCACTGCAGCACCCTCCCGACCCAAAACAGCACCATCCAGACACAAAATGGGCAGGGTGCCTTGCTAGGAGTGACACTGGCACTCgccagccccatcccctcccGCCCACAGTACTCACTGTGGGGTCAGTTTGGGCAAGGGCCGGCCAAAGGCGACAACGGGCAGGTAAGGGGTGATGAGCAAACTTTCCACTGTGGAGAGACACCAGAGTGTGTGAGACCCCCCTCCATCTACACCCCTACTTCCAACACCCCCTTCCCAAGCCTCACCATCATCTGGCTCAGGGAAAAATGAGGTAACTTCAGGTTCCGACTCCTGAATCCCTTTCCTTTTGTACATTCGGAGCTGCAGCCGCTGTAGGATTCTCTGTTCCCTGATCCGCTGGATGTCCCACCTGGAaaacagcatggctgggaaAGTGAGGAGCCACGGGGCAGTGCCAGACTCCCCCAGGGTGATCATGGGGCTGCACTGGCTGCCAGTGATGTGAGAgcatccctcctcctgcagcattcctggggcccatcccagctgcaccctgctctgtcccctgctctgggtgacaccccaggacccccccctGCGAGTCTGGAACTCCAGACCCCCATTGCTCCAACCTTTTCCTTCGTTTCTCATCCAGCTCCAGCTTTGCGTGCCGTTTGGAAAAGACGCTGTCGTCCAGGTTCTGCAACAACACCAGACAGGGATCAGCACATCATCCCAGGGCCAGATCCCCCACCTCAGCCTCCCAACCCCAGATGGGGCTTATGCTGGATGAGGAGATGAGAtgccaccagcactgggagtGTGAGACAGCCTGGAAAgcccctgtggcactgccagcactgatGGCTCACATACCTCCAGGAGGTCTGAGGGGTTGGGGTCTCTCAGGGGCTCCACGACATGGTCCCTCCAAGATGGAACTGCAGGACAAGGAGAAGGGTGGTACCCCACACCAGAATCCCCACaacccctgctccatcccaccacCTCCCCGCTCCCTTCCTGCCCATCCTTCCCCCTGGAGCATGGCTTGGcatgccccaaacccccatccTGAGCCAACAGTGGACATCTGGCAGACAACCATCTGACAACCCTGCATCTCCAGCCAgccacagggcagcagagctgaccTCCACCCCCTTGGCCAAGCACACAAGCAAACCAttcccagggatgtgccaggCTCTGTCTGAGCCACAGCGCTGAGccacctggcacagcccagtccCATCACTGGCACCAACCTCGCTGGGCTCAAGGCAGGACAAGCACCGGATTTGAGGACAGCAGGTGACCCTGGTGCTGTGACACCAAGGCATGAGCCAGAGACACGTTTCCCACCCATCCATGGGAAGCTGCTTCACTGCTTGCTCCAAGAGACACCAGCCAGAGTGGGGTGACCCCAAAATGAGATTTGGGATagcccagagccagcactggAAAGAGCCAGCACCATGGGACCTTTTCACTGCCACAGGCACTCCCTTTGGGAATGTGAGATCCCTTTCCCAGATTCAGAATGAGGGTGCTGAGCCCtgttcccaggctggctgagcccagcagcttctccatcaTTCTCTCCATCCTTACTTGCTACAGTCTCCTCCTTTTTGGGGGAAGGCTCCCGCAGTGGCAGCGGCGACGGGGGCGGCTGGTGCCAGCGGCACAGGTACATTTCTGTGGTGGACAGGTAGGGCAGGTCGTCGGCCTCACTGACAAAGCCTTTCTCCTTGGGGTGGGTGCCAGGACCCTTGGGTGGGGCTGATGCTCTCAGTGGGGTCTCCAGGAGTGAGCGGGTTTTTTCCGGAGTCTCTTGGCTCCGCAGTTCTCGTTTACAAACAGTTTCAGCCAAGGAGCCGCCCGATTCCTCCTTCCCCGGGGAGTGTTTTGGAGTTTTACTCTTCACTTTGGAGAATTCTGACACTAGTTTTTTCACAGGCGTCTTCCTCTCTGTGCTCCCAAATGTTGGCTTcctgcaggaggaagaagagctgagccaggcacaGAGATCCTCATCCTGCaccagggatgctgtgggggGCTCCTGACACCCCCaaaccagggctgctgcaccAGGGCCAGATTTAAGCAGTTTACAGAGGGGCTTCCCCAGCATTTTGTGACCCTGCACTCCCCCACACAGGCCTTCTTTGGGTTCTCCTTGATGTGTTCCTGGTGCTGGGTGGCCTCTCCAAACACCTCAGAGGccgctgggcagtgccagcaccacAAACAGAGGGTGAAGTCACAGGGAGCgtcccccctcctccccaggcagccccccCATGCACTCTGTACCTTTTATGCCCCTTCCCGTTCCTGCCGTAGGGGAAGTGCTTGGGCTGCAGGGTCGGGggaggctccagcagctcctggggacactCCAGAGGCAGCTTCTCACAGGCCTCTGCCTCTGGCTTCTCATCCACCTCAAAGCCCTGGAAGATGCGGTGCTTCTCCCGCTCGCTGTCCTTCTTCACCAGCTGCACCCGCCTTTCCATGCGCTCGATCCGCGCCAGGAGCTGcaaggcaggggagggagggctcACCTCAGGGTCACCCCCTGAGCACGCCAGGGCAGCTGCCACTGGATGTCCAACAGCACAAAATGGCCACTCTCTgtctgcttctcctgctgcagggacatcttccactatcccagctgTTCCAAACCTGGTCCAACCCGGTCCTGAatacttccagagatggggcagcagAAACCAgagaatttgggggtcccacccTCTGTGTGTCCTCCCCGAGGATGCAGGATGGAGAAGGGGGGTTGGAATTAGCTGTGGGCTCAAAGAGCACCTGGTAACTCCTG
This genomic stretch from Haemorhous mexicanus isolate bHaeMex1 chromosome 28, bHaeMex1.pri, whole genome shotgun sequence harbors:
- the MSL1 gene encoding male-specific lethal 1 homolog, translating into MGAGGGSPGQAACLRQILLLQLDLIEQQQQQLQAKERQIEELRAERDTLLARIERMERRVQLVKKDSEREKHRIFQGFEVDEKPEAEACEKLPLECPQELLEPPPTLQPKHFPYGRNGKGHKRKPTFGSTERKTPVKKLVSEFSKVKSKTPKHSPGKEESGGSLAETVCKRELRSQETPEKTRSLLETPLRASAPPKGPGTHPKEKGFVSEADDLPYLSTTEMYLCRWHQPPPSPLPLREPSPKKEETVAIPSWRDHVVEPLRDPNPSDLLENLDDSVFSKRHAKLELDEKRRKRWDIQRIREQRILQRLQLRMYKRKGIQESEPEVTSFFPEPDDVESLLITPYLPVVAFGRPLPKLTPQNFELPWLDERSRCRLEVQKKQTPHRTCRK